The genomic DNA GCGGTCACCTTATCGGCGATCAAGCGTTGGTGCGCACAGCCGAGCTTCTGCGTAAGTCCTGTAACAGTAGCGAGGATTTTATCGCAAGACTGGGCGGCGATGAATTTATCATTGTGGGCGAACGGGCCAGCACGGCAGAGATTATGGACTTTATTAAAACCATAAACAATAATGTTGCCATCTTTAATCAAAGTGATCAGTTATGTTATACTCTTGCATTGAGCATGGGTTACGCCGTTCTTAAAGAGGGCGACAATGAAGATACATTTTTAGCTGCTGCCGATAAAGAGATGTATTATAACAAGGCTAAAAATAAAGCTACTAGAACACAATACCGATCTGACGATATCCAGACGCGCCCTCAGCACTGTCATTTTGAAGAAGATTTTAAATAATTTGAGAGGCAATTTTGTGTCATGGAAATAATATACTCAAAATCCCAAATAGGTACATTAAAGACCGCACATGATATGGTTTTGGTCTATTTCAGCGGCGAGGGCTGTGGCGTATGCAAAAGCATACAGCCAAGGTTATTGGCGCTACTTTCAAAATATCCTCAAGTCAAAGCCGTTCAGGCGGAGCTGTCCGACGCGCCTGAGCTGGCGGCAGCTTTCAGTATTTTTACCGTGCCTGCCGTCATACTGTTTGTCATGGGCAAAGAATCTTTGCGCGAGGCGGGATTCATCAGCTTGGCCGAGTTAGAGCAGGCTATTACAAAATATTCTGATCTACTTTTGAATCACCGTTGACAACGTGGCGGCAGCAGGATGCCTATTCTGCGTCATTACCGCAAGAGAAAAAGCGCAATGGCAGTTAGTGATAAAATGCGTGTTTAAGGTTTTAAAAGTCTTAAAACAACCGTAACGCTAAGAACTTAATTAAATTTATTCTAATACATAAAAAGGAACCGACCAATATGACAACACAAAAACAACACTTCTGTACCTGCAAGGATACCGATTGTAAATTGAACCCTCGCAATCATAGCCTGGGCTGCGACCCCTGCGTTCGCAAAAATTTAATGGCGGGGGAAATTCCAGGCTGTTTTTTTCGCTTAATTGATGACGATCTATCGCAGCTTAACGATTTTACGCTGGATAGTTTTGTTCGCTTCTACTTGCAACGCAAAGCTGACAAATGATAATAAGCGTCTCGGTAAAGGTCAGGATTGAAACACGCTTTCAGTCCTGACCTTTTTGTTTATACGCACCTTAAGTCTTATAATATAGTTGAGAAATGCTTTAACAACAGGGCTTATGGTCATCTGAAAAGCCAGCTGAAGTTAGACAGTACACACACCCCAGCAACGGACAACTTCGCAATTATACGTTTTTTCGACGCATTTGTCGCTTTCTGTGCCGATATAGATGCTAAATTTGACGGCTAGGGTAGAAAAAAGGATAACTTTTAAAGAAAGGTAGCCCCCCTGATGCCCTTACGAGCACTAGAATCTTGCACTTTTAATCCTATACGTTACAAATAAAATACTGTTTTAGCCTTCCCATACTAACGAATTTAAAATTATACGTTTTTCAGATGCCGCGTTGCTATAATGACATCAAAGGGTTAAACACTCCTTTCGAGAAGGGCGCAAAGGAAGTCAGGTCAAAGGATACGCATCGTGTAAAACAAATTTAGGAGGTAACGAAAATGACTTTTGAAATGGTCGACAATGTTCTTAATATTAGCACCGATGCCATAATGACGGTAGCTATGGCCGCCGTTCTGCTGTTGATTGGCTACGCTGTCAAAAGCAAAGTCAAATTCCTGAATAAGTATTGTATACCGGCGCCGGTGGTCGGCGGCTTCCTGTTTATGTTTGTCACCTACCTTGGTCATGTGACCAACAGTTTCTCCTTTACTTTTAACGCGACCTTCCAATCTCCATTTATGCTGGCCTTCTTTACAACAATCGGTCTGGGGGCTAGCTTTTCGCTGCTCAAAAAGGGCGGCGTGTTGCTGATAATCTACTGGCTGATCGCTGGCGTTATGTCGATTTTCCAAAATATAATTGGCATCACCGTTGGCACCGCAGTGGGACTAGACGCACCCTATGCGCTGCTTTCCAGTGCCATTTCGATGGTCGGTGGACATGGTGCAGCTGGCGCCTACGGCGGAACTTTTACCGAGATGGGATATAGCTCCGGCACGCTGGTCGGTATGGCCGCCGCAACCTTTGGCCTGATCTCCGCTGTGCTGGTCGGTGGCCCCGTGGGGCGTCGACTGATCGTCAAATATGACCTTAAGCCGGACGACAGCGAGAATTTTGACACCGACGTCACCTCAGTCAACGCCACTTCGGCAGGAAAGCTCAGCGGTCTCGATGTTATTAAGAACGTCACCGCTATTCTGGTGTGCATGGCACTGGGCACCATTGTCTCGGGCTGGATTGGCAAGCTGATTAACATGTCCTTCCCCACTTATGTCGGCGCCATGTTTGTCGCTGTTATTCTGCGCAATATCAATGAATCCGCCCACTTTTATAGATTCGACTATCCGTTGGTCGAGGGCATCGGTGATGTCATGCTGGCGCTTTACCTCTCTATGGCCCTCATGACCCTAAAGCTGTGGGAGCTGTCCGGCCTTATCGGCGGCGTTCTGGTTGTGCTTTTGTGCCAGGTTGTGTTTATGGTCCTTATCAGCTACTTTGTCGTCTTCCGCATACTGGGCAAAAACTACGACGCGGCAGTCATGTGCGCAGGTCTTTGTGGCCACTGCCTTGGCGCTACGCCTTCGGCCATCGTGAATATGACGGCAGTCAACGAGCGGTACGGCATGTCACGCCGCGCCATGATGATTGTCCCAATCGTTGGTGCGTTTTTGGTGGATATCATTTATCAACCCCAAACCATCTGGTTTATTAAGACCTTTGTCAAGAACTTTGTTGGCTAAATCTGTACCGACATTTCATTGAATACATATAGGAGGATATTTAAATGGCAAAACTTGTTGAGTGCATCCCAAATTTTAGCGAAGGGCGCGATCAGGCTGTTATTGATGGCTTAGCCGAGGTCGCCAAGAGCGTTCCCGGTTGTACACTCCTGGATGTTCAGTCCGATGCAAACCACAACCGCTGCGTTTTTACGTTAGTCGGCTCGCCCGAGGGCATTGAAGAGGCCGCTTTCTTACTTTGCAAAAAGGCTGCTGAAACAATCGACATGACTCAGCACGAAGGCGCACACCCCCGCATGGGTGCAACAGACGTCATCCCCTTCGTCCCCACAATGGATATGACCGTGGAGGAATGCGTCTCCATCTCAAAGCGCGTTGCCCAGCGCATCTGGGAAGAACTGAAAATCCCGAGTTTTCTGTATGAGGATTCCGCCACTTCACCTGACCGCATCAATCTGGCCAGCGTAAGAAAAGGCCAGTTTGAGGGTATGCCTAAGAAACTTCTGCAGCCCGAGTGGGCGCCCGACTTTGGCGAGCGCAAAATTCACCCCACCGCCGGCATCACCGCCATCGGCGCCAGAATGCCGTTGGTTGCGTTCAACGTCAACCTGGGCACGTCAAATGTCGAAATCGCCAAACAGATCGCTAAAACCATACGTGGCTCCTCCGGCGGCTTTAAGTACTGCAAAGCCATCGGCCTCATGCTGGAAGAACGCAACGTCGCGCAGGTCTCAATGAACATGGTCAACTATGAAGGCACCCCGCTTTACCGCGTTTTTGAAGTCATTCGCGCTGAGGCTCAACGTTGGGGCGTTCCGATCATCGGCAGCGAGGTCGTCGGCCTAACCCCTGCCAAGGCACTGGTTGACTGCGCCGAATATTACCTGAAAATTGAGAACTTTGATTATAAGAAACAGGTCATGGAAAATCATCTTATCGGCTGATACATGCCGGAAAAGGAGTATCAAAATGAAACTTGTCGACCGTACCGTAACCGGGTTCATAGATCTGATGGCCTCGTCAGAGCCCGCTCCCGGCGGCGGCTCCGCAGCTGCCCTGCAGGGTGCGTTGGGCACGGCGCTAACCGTTATGGTCTGCGCATTAACCGTAGGGAAAAAGAAGTATGCGGATTGGCAGGAGCTGATTACCGCAGCGCAGCAGGAAGCGGTAGCACTGAAAAATCGCTATCTTGACGTCATCGATCGAGATACCGAGGCTTTTAACGGTGTCAGCGCCGTGTTTGCCATGCCCAAAGACACAGAAGAACAAAAAAGTGTACGCGCCCAGGCGATGCAAACGGCGCTGAAGGCTTGCACCGAAACGCCCTTTGAGATGATGCAGTTGGCTTATGAAGCGCTTAAACTCACCAAAAGTGTGGTGGGGCGTTCGAACGCCAGCGCCGCCAGCGATTTGGGCTGTGCTGCCCTGAGTCTGAAAGCTGCCATGCAGGGTGCTTGGCTCAATGTACTCATCAACATCGGCAGTATAACCGACGAGACGTTTGCCAGCCATTACCGACAGGAGGGTCAAGCGCTTATGGCGCAAGCACTACCGCTGGCAGATAGCATCTATCAGGAAGTTTTATCCGCGCTCTAGGCCGTTTCGGAGAAAGAAGGGTGTACAAATGAATACCGTTATCTCTCTTATCACCCCGGAGGCTTTTACTGTCAGTCAGTGGAGTGGCGGAGTGACCACCCAGATTGCCATATTCCCTCCCGACGCGCAGTATGCCAATCACGATTTTCTCTGGCGGATCAGCTCTGCCACCGTTAACCTGCCGGAATCGGATTTTACGCCCTTGCCGGATTATAAACGTTACATCTCTCTACTCGATGGGCGCATTTTGCTCACACACGACGGTGGCCGCCCCGTGATTCTTACCCCTGGAGAAATTCACTGCTTTGACGGCGGGGCCGCCACCAAGTCGCAGGGTACTTGTGTAGATTTCAACCTGATGCTGCGTAAAGGCAAATGCGACGGGACCCTCTCCTGTCTGAAGATGCCGACAGCTGGTGAATATCCATTGATAAGCCCAGAAAAATTGGACGTAGTAACTGAAACCCAAACCGCGGTACTTTATTGTGTGCAGGGCAGCGGTATTATCAGAGCCGGAGGTCAGGCTGTTTCGTTTAGTTGTGGCGAAGCGGTTCAGATTCAAGCGTTTGCGCCCAGCATAACCCTTTGCTGTAATGAGCCGGCGGTCTTTATGGTGGCGTTTATACACAGTTGCTAAACACCTAACTTTCGGCGACACAAAGCGTGCCATCGCAAAGAAGGCCACAGTTTGCGCGTCGCCCGCCCATTCCAGCCAACTTCATTCACCGTAATGCCTGACATTTTTTCTGCGTAAATTCTGTAAGTCGAATGCCCGTTGGCAGAACCGTCCTGCCGCGGGCATTCGACGACAGCCCCAACACCTAAAAAGGAGACGCAACATGTTTAAAACAGATATTGAAATTGCCCAGCAGGCCACACTGCTGCCCATTGGTAAAATTGCAGAAAAGCTGGGTGTGACCAACGATATACTGGAGCCTTACGGGCACACCAAGGCTAAGCTGGATATACATTCTCTAAAAGATATGCCGGTCAAAGGTAAGCTAATTCTCGTCACCGCCATCAATCCCACCCCAGCCGGCGAGGGTAAAACCACCACGAGCGTCGGACTGGCTGATGCGCTCACCAATCTCGGCAAAAAGACGGTGCTTTGCCTGCGCGAACCGTCTTTAGGACCGGTTTTCGGTGTCAAAGGCGGTGCTGCAGGCGGCGGCTATGCGCAAGTCGTCCCCATGGAGGATATCAATCTGCATTTTACCGGCGACTTTCACGCTATTGGCGCAGCAAACAATCTGTTGGCGGCTTTGCTCGATAATCACATTCAGCAAGGTAACGCGCTAAAGATTGATACCCGCAAAATTGTCTGGAAGCGGGCCGTCGACATGAACGACCGCCAGTTGCGCAATATTGTCTGCGGCCTTGGCGGCAAGGCAAACGGCGTCCCACGCGAAGATGGCTTCGATATCACAGTCGCTTCCGAGGTGATGGCGGTACTTTGCCTGGCTACCAGTCTTTCCGATTTAAAGGAGCGTCTGGCGCGAATGGTGGTCGCCTACACCTATGACGACAAGCCGGTGATCGCGCACGACCTGCACGCCGAGGGTGCCATGACGGCGCTGTTAAAGGACGCCATCAAGCCTAATCTGGTTCAGACGCTGGAACACACCCCGGCGCTGATTCATGGTGGCCCGTTTGCAAATATTGCGCATGGCTGCAACACCATCTCAGCGACCGAAACCGCCTTGAAGCTGGGCGAGTACGTTGTAACTGAAGCAGGCTTCGGCGCGGATCTCGGTGCAGAAAAATTCTTAGATATCAAGTGCCGCGCAGGCGGATTTGCACCCGCCGTGGTGGTTATCGTCGCAACAGTGCGCGCCTTAAAGCACCACGGCGGCGTGCCTAAAGCAGAACTTGGCAACGAAAACCTCGCCGCACTTGAAAAAGGTCTGCCAAATCTGTTGCAGCACGTCGAAAACATCACATCGGTCTTTGGTTTGCCCTGCGTCGTGGCGATCAACGCCTTCCCCACCGACACAGCAGCCGAACTCTCGCTCGTTGAGCAGCGTTGTAGAGCGCTTGGGGTTCATGTGGCGCTGTCTGAGGTCTGGGCTAAGGGCGGTATGGGAGGCATAGCGCTGGCCGAAGAAGTGCTGCGCCTGTGTGAGCAACCCGCGCGCTTTGAGTACTGTTACGACATCAACGACAGCATCGAAGTTAAACTCAACGCTATTGCCACCAAAATTTACCGAGCAGATGGCGTAGATTTAACCGTAAATGCCAAAAAACAACTGACACAGTTAACAGCATTGGGCTATGACAAATTGCCTATTTGCATGGCAAAAACTCAATATTCCTTCTCGGATGATGCCGCCCTTCTGGGCGCGCCTAAAGAATTTCGCATCACGGTGCGCAATTTAAAGGTATCGGCTGGCGCGGGCTTTTTAGTAGCACTCACTGGCGATATCATGACCATGCCCGGACTGCCCAAAATTCCATCCGCCGAGAAAATCGACGTAGATGAAAGCGGAAAAATCTCCGGTCTTTTCTAACCTAACACTTTTTCTTTCCCCCCGCGGGCCTGTGCGGCATTTTAGCACAGGCCCGCTTCAATGTATTGTGTATCGAGGCATCTAAAGTCAATAGGAAAGTGAAAAACATATTGTCATAAAGTTTCAAGGCTTGTATTTTTTAGGAACATATTGGCTTTTAGAAAACAGACCGGGCCGCAGCAGTCTCACGCAGTTGCGCTTACCGTCACGGCCCAGTTTTAATATATTACTATTACAGATAGCTTTCCAAAAGCTGGTCCATCGAAAAATCTTCGATTTGCAGATAATATTCCGCGCAGTCTACCAACGCCTTTGTGGGGATAATGCCGACCACCTCACTGCCGATCACCCGGACGCCATAGCGCTGTGCTTCCATCTTAACAGCCTCAAAAACGCTATAAATGGCGCTTTTAGTGTAGTCGGTCAGGTTCATGGTCACCTGGGTGAGATGACGCTCGCTGACAGCGATGCCCATGGCCTTGACAAAATGATATCCGCCGTTAATACTGCGCACCCGACGGCTAATCTGCCGTGCAATATCAACATTCGGCGTATCTAGATTGATGTTAAAGCAGATAAGCGGCATGCGCGCGCCTATAATCGTCGCACCACCGGTGGGATGCATGGTCTCCGGGCCAAAGTCAGGCTTCCATAACGGATTTTTCATCTTTTCGGTCAAACCCTCAAACTGTCCTTTTCGGATATCAACCACATCTCTGCGGTGCGGCGCAGTCGCAGAGGCCTCATAGAGAAAAAATGGCTGGTTAAAACGCTCTGCCGCCTCTTTGGCCACCGCTTTAGCCAACTGATCGGCCTCCTGCAATGTACAATTGCGCACTGGGATAAAGGGGATGACGTCTACGCAGCCGATTCTGGGGTGGGCCCCCTCGTGCTTTGTCATGTCGATAATTGAAAGCGCAGTACCCACCGCCTCGACCATCGCACTCTTTAAGGGTTCGGGCTGGCCAACCACCGTTACAACACAACGGTTCATATCCGAATCTGTGGAATAATCCAGTAACTTAATTCCCTGTTTTGCGCGAAAGGCATCGACAATCTGTTCAATTTTTTTGAGATCTCGCCCCTCACTAAAATTGGGAACCGACTCGAAAACCTGTTCTTTTTGCATCTTGGTACCCGCCGCCCTTCATGCTGTATTGTCCCCTTTATTATAGCGGTGTGTCGCAGCCCACGCAAGAAAAATCCACTTGCTACCAAAGGCGATACTGCATAAAATATCAAAATATGGGATTGCGCCCCTTTTGCCTTTTCGCGTATACTTAAAGTTAAAGTGAGTTTGGAGGTGTCTTTATGCTAAAAGTATCGCTTCTACAAACACCCACCGTCGAGCTTGACGGACATCTGCTTACCTTTCCGTACAGGCGGGTGGAGGCTCTTTTGTATTACATGCTGGTGCAGCGCAGCGCCACCCGTCAGGAACTAATCGCCCTGCTGTGGGAAGGCCTTGACGAAGCAACCGCGCTGAGAAATTTGCGCAACACCCTCTATGCGCTTAAAAAGGTGCTGGGTAAGGATTTTTTAACCTCACCGCAAAAATCGCTGGTGATGGTCAACCCTGATCGCGAATATACCTGCGATTACGATAGTTTTGTACTGGCGGGTGAAATTGCGGTCTATCGCGGACCGTTCCTCAAAGGTTTCGCGGTCAAGCACGCGTTTTGTTATGAAGAATGGGTCAGCCGAACCCGAGACCATCTCCGTGACCGCTATCTGCGCCGGTTGGCGCAACAGGCACAAACCGCTCTGGAAACACAGGGCCCCGAGCCTGCTGCACAATGGGCCGAGGAATACCTGCGTGAAGAGCCTTTAGACGAGCATATGGTAACCTTCTTAATGACCCGATGGCGTGAGACACGGCAGTACGCCCGGGCTGCCCAGCTCTTTCAGCGCCTGAAAACGCAGCTTTCGGACGAATTGGGTGCCGATCCGCAGGAGGACACCACCGCACAGTATTATGAGATCATGAACGAATGGAGCGGCACCGCCACGCCCGTATCACCTATCAAAAGCCCGGGACTCGTGGGGCGCGAGGTCGTGTACACAGCGCTTTGCACCGCGGCGGAGGCTTTTGCCACGGGTACCGCGCGCCGCTGTTCTCAACTGCTCATCGGGGAATTCGGTTCAGGTAAAAGCCAGTTGATTTCGCAATTTTTACAAACCTGTGACCTGTCGACGCTTTTTGTTCTCAACTTTGCTTGCCTGCAGCCCGAGAAGGACATGCCGCTTGCCCCATGGTCACGCATCATGTTCCCTTTGTCAGACTTAATTCGTACGGAAGATGTCCCAGTACCCGCACCGGTCAGGGCACGGCTGGGGCAGGCATTTTCCGCCTTTCGTGAGAGCTCCGAAGCCGACGCCACGCCGCCCGCGCTAATACGCCAGCCTGACCAATCGCTTGAAGACTGCCTTGTGATAGCTATCGGAGCCGCTGCACGACGCCGGCGAATCCTGCTGGTTCTTGAGGATATTGAATGGATAGACCCAGATAGCCTCGCTCTAATCGACACGCTGCTGCGCCGGTTGGATTCGGGCCTCATGCTGGTGCTCACCTGCCGCACCAGCTGCAGTCCCTCCCATAAAGCGGTTTTGGGCAGAGCGGTTGCCGACAGTCTGTTGCAAAAGCAACAGCTACCGCCCTTAAACCGTGAACAGACCCGCCTGCTGCTGGCCGAGGAACTTGGCGAGGAAACCGCCAAAACGCTGGCGGATCGGGTATTTCGCGAAACTGGCGGCAATCTTTATCTGCTCACCGAGCTAACGCAAGCTTACCGCCGTAACGGCGGGGCAACGCAAACGCCGGGTACGCTAGACGAAATTTTGCTTGAACGGTTGAGCGCCTCAGATGATGACGCCATGCACATTGCGGAGCTGATTTCGTTATTCCCCGAGGAGGCCCCCTGGAGAATTCTCTTAGCGTTGCTGGGCGGCGACGACTACTGCGCTGTAGGCGGTATGGAGGCGCTGATGAGTCGGGGGTTGATTGAAGAATATCTAGACTCTGGCGAGGTTTATTACCGCTTTTCCCACCGGCGCATTCGCGAGCTGATTTATGAACGGATGACTTTTTTACAGCGACGTCCGTTGCATCTGCAAATTGCCGAACTGCTCACCCAAAACGGCCCACCGCGCCAGAGTTCCGCCTGTCGCAGAACATCACGCCACTTTAAGTTGGCTGGGGACAATGTGCGAGCCTTGGAATACCGCCTGCGTGCGCTGGAAATTGAAAGCGCCTACAGTTGCGAACCTTTTCCACTTCTGGTGGGCAACGAGCGGCCCTTCGCCTCTCCCGAAGCGTTGGCACAGGAGGCGTTGCAGGCTGCGCAGGAACTCTCGGCTCTTCAGGCGGAAAATGCTACTGCGGCACGACCTCTTTCCTGGATGCTTACATTAATCAGAGGGCGTATTGCTCTGTTTTGTGGCAATCTGAAAGAGGGCGCCACGCTGTTGGGCACGCTGAGCGCCGCCGGCAGCGAAGAGCCGGCGCATGCTGCTATGATACGCGCCTGTTATCTACTGGCCTCGTCGGCGCTATGCCTGCAAGCCGTCAATCAGGCCGAGCACTACACCGATACCGGCATCCGCCTGCTAACCCGCTATAACGACCCGGTCATGACCGCACAGTTTCAGCGGCTGCGGGGAGACTGCTTCTGTCTACGGGGTGCGTACGACAAGAGTAGCTATTATCTGCTTGAGGCGCTTGAAGAACTG from Oscillospiraceae bacterium MB24-C1 includes the following:
- a CDS encoding thioredoxin family protein produces the protein MEIIYSKSQIGTLKTAHDMVLVYFSGEGCGVCKSIQPRLLALLSKYPQVKAVQAELSDAPELAAAFSIFTVPAVILFVMGKESLREAGFISLAELEQAITKYSDLLLNHR
- a CDS encoding DUF6485 family protein produces the protein MTTQKQHFCTCKDTDCKLNPRNHSLGCDPCVRKNLMAGEIPGCFFRLIDDDLSQLNDFTLDSFVRFYLQRKADK
- the gltS gene encoding sodium/glutamate symporter codes for the protein MTFEMVDNVLNISTDAIMTVAMAAVLLLIGYAVKSKVKFLNKYCIPAPVVGGFLFMFVTYLGHVTNSFSFTFNATFQSPFMLAFFTTIGLGASFSLLKKGGVLLIIYWLIAGVMSIFQNIIGITVGTAVGLDAPYALLSSAISMVGGHGAAGAYGGTFTEMGYSSGTLVGMAAATFGLISAVLVGGPVGRRLIVKYDLKPDDSENFDTDVTSVNATSAGKLSGLDVIKNVTAILVCMALGTIVSGWIGKLINMSFPTYVGAMFVAVILRNINESAHFYRFDYPLVEGIGDVMLALYLSMALMTLKLWELSGLIGGVLVVLLCQVVFMVLISYFVVFRILGKNYDAAVMCAGLCGHCLGATPSAIVNMTAVNERYGMSRRAMMIVPIVGAFLVDIIYQPQTIWFIKTFVKNFVG
- the ftcD gene encoding glutamate formimidoyltransferase, whose protein sequence is MAKLVECIPNFSEGRDQAVIDGLAEVAKSVPGCTLLDVQSDANHNRCVFTLVGSPEGIEEAAFLLCKKAAETIDMTQHEGAHPRMGATDVIPFVPTMDMTVEECVSISKRVAQRIWEELKIPSFLYEDSATSPDRINLASVRKGQFEGMPKKLLQPEWAPDFGERKIHPTAGITAIGARMPLVAFNVNLGTSNVEIAKQIAKTIRGSSGGFKYCKAIGLMLEERNVAQVSMNMVNYEGTPLYRVFEVIRAEAQRWGVPIIGSEVVGLTPAKALVDCAEYYLKIENFDYKKQVMENHLIG
- a CDS encoding cyclodeaminase/cyclohydrolase family protein codes for the protein MKLVDRTVTGFIDLMASSEPAPGGGSAAALQGALGTALTVMVCALTVGKKKYADWQELITAAQQEAVALKNRYLDVIDRDTEAFNGVSAVFAMPKDTEEQKSVRAQAMQTALKACTETPFEMMQLAYEALKLTKSVVGRSNASAASDLGCAALSLKAAMQGAWLNVLINIGSITDETFASHYRQEGQALMAQALPLADSIYQEVLSAL
- a CDS encoding HutD family protein, with product MNTVISLITPEAFTVSQWSGGVTTQIAIFPPDAQYANHDFLWRISSATVNLPESDFTPLPDYKRYISLLDGRILLTHDGGRPVILTPGEIHCFDGGAATKSQGTCVDFNLMLRKGKCDGTLSCLKMPTAGEYPLISPEKLDVVTETQTAVLYCVQGSGIIRAGGQAVSFSCGEAVQIQAFAPSITLCCNEPAVFMVAFIHSC
- a CDS encoding formate--tetrahydrofolate ligase, yielding MFKTDIEIAQQATLLPIGKIAEKLGVTNDILEPYGHTKAKLDIHSLKDMPVKGKLILVTAINPTPAGEGKTTTSVGLADALTNLGKKTVLCLREPSLGPVFGVKGGAAGGGYAQVVPMEDINLHFTGDFHAIGAANNLLAALLDNHIQQGNALKIDTRKIVWKRAVDMNDRQLRNIVCGLGGKANGVPREDGFDITVASEVMAVLCLATSLSDLKERLARMVVAYTYDDKPVIAHDLHAEGAMTALLKDAIKPNLVQTLEHTPALIHGGPFANIAHGCNTISATETALKLGEYVVTEAGFGADLGAEKFLDIKCRAGGFAPAVVVIVATVRALKHHGGVPKAELGNENLAALEKGLPNLLQHVENITSVFGLPCVVAINAFPTDTAAELSLVEQRCRALGVHVALSEVWAKGGMGGIALAEEVLRLCEQPARFEYCYDINDSIEVKLNAIATKIYRADGVDLTVNAKKQLTQLTALGYDKLPICMAKTQYSFSDDAALLGAPKEFRITVRNLKVSAGAGFLVALTGDIMTMPGLPKIPSAEKIDVDESGKISGLF
- the ftcD gene encoding glutamate formimidoyltransferase, which codes for MQKEQVFESVPNFSEGRDLKKIEQIVDAFRAKQGIKLLDYSTDSDMNRCVVTVVGQPEPLKSAMVEAVGTALSIIDMTKHEGAHPRIGCVDVIPFIPVRNCTLQEADQLAKAVAKEAAERFNQPFFLYEASATAPHRRDVVDIRKGQFEGLTEKMKNPLWKPDFGPETMHPTGGATIIGARMPLICFNINLDTPNVDIARQISRRVRSINGGYHFVKAMGIAVSERHLTQVTMNLTDYTKSAIYSVFEAVKMEAQRYGVRVIGSEVVGIIPTKALVDCAEYYLQIEDFSMDQLLESYL
- a CDS encoding AAA family ATPase encodes the protein MLKVSLLQTPTVELDGHLLTFPYRRVEALLYYMLVQRSATRQELIALLWEGLDEATALRNLRNTLYALKKVLGKDFLTSPQKSLVMVNPDREYTCDYDSFVLAGEIAVYRGPFLKGFAVKHAFCYEEWVSRTRDHLRDRYLRRLAQQAQTALETQGPEPAAQWAEEYLREEPLDEHMVTFLMTRWRETRQYARAAQLFQRLKTQLSDELGADPQEDTTAQYYEIMNEWSGTATPVSPIKSPGLVGREVVYTALCTAAEAFATGTARRCSQLLIGEFGSGKSQLISQFLQTCDLSTLFVLNFACLQPEKDMPLAPWSRIMFPLSDLIRTEDVPVPAPVRARLGQAFSAFRESSEADATPPALIRQPDQSLEDCLVIAIGAAARRRRILLVLEDIEWIDPDSLALIDTLLRRLDSGLMLVLTCRTSCSPSHKAVLGRAVADSLLQKQQLPPLNREQTRLLLAEELGEETAKTLADRVFRETGGNLYLLTELTQAYRRNGGATQTPGTLDEILLERLSASDDDAMHIAELISLFPEEAPWRILLALLGGDDYCAVGGMEALMSRGLIEEYLDSGEVYYRFSHRRIRELIYERMTFLQRRPLHLQIAELLTQNGPPRQSSACRRTSRHFKLAGDNVRALEYRLRALEIESAYSCEPFPLLVGNERPFASPEALAQEALQAAQELSALQAENATAARPLSWMLTLIRGRIALFCGNLKEGATLLGTLSAAGSEEPAHAAMIRACYLLASSALCLQAVNQAEHYTDTGIRLLTRYNDPVMTAQFQRLRGDCFCLRGAYDKSSYYLLEALEELERLPSVSENRLLLAAANYDYGQLCRQRRDYAGACSHFKKALSMLGNEPWPGTLWIYVHYGRTAFAMEDHFKAKELFKQGYALSDKTGELWGRTAAAAFCAYYLLRDGDYEAATHCLSDAQHSAQSLPSPLEGAILCFVSMRIRLRLDKESGYISALSKLLPMSAESYARQGIRKLSDIPDVFETELLSTGLRDGIAAQQNIRASELYSKNRHFMAE